One region of uncultured Methanolobus sp. genomic DNA includes:
- a CDS encoding PPC domain-containing DNA-binding protein — MQYSQGNIGRVFTVRLDQGDDILQELEGLAISENIKSAMFMMLGAVKEASLVVGPKENVVPPDPQWARIKDVHELIGIGNIFRETETGKPKVHLHSAAGRGDSVKTGCLRESSEVFMVVEIFIMEICGISASRIFDPDRGFAPVSFPDES, encoded by the coding sequence ATGCAATATTCACAGGGTAACATAGGAAGGGTATTTACTGTTCGCCTGGATCAGGGCGACGACATTCTTCAGGAACTTGAAGGTCTTGCAATCTCAGAGAACATAAAATCAGCAATGTTTATGATGCTCGGTGCTGTGAAGGAGGCCAGTCTTGTGGTTGGTCCGAAAGAAAATGTTGTTCCGCCTGATCCACAGTGGGCCCGGATAAAAGATGTGCATGAGCTTATAGGAATTGGTAATATCTTCCGGGAAACAGAGACCGGTAAACCAAAGGTACATCTTCATTCAGCAGCAGGTCGTGGTGACTCTGTAAAAACAGGATGTCTGCGTGAAAGCAGTGAAGTTTTCATGGTTGTAGAGATCTTTATCATGGAGATATGCGGAATCTCTGCAAGCAGGATTTTTGATCCGGATAGAGGCTTTGCTCCTGTTAGTTTCCCGGATGAAAGCTGA